A single region of the Montipora capricornis isolate CH-2021 chromosome 13, ASM3666992v2, whole genome shotgun sequence genome encodes:
- the LOC138029712 gene encoding alpha-1A adrenergic receptor-like, whose protein sequence is MPINSSHTTLAANSSDGPASPSLYSTLYINGLSSLFSIIIIASIIAYGSIGLTVCFNRSLRTICNYFIISLGVADALIVTTILPVNISTMRKTFQFYSVAHCEFISVVHLVSVSAVSLNLCAVSLERYFAIAHPFKYEVFTTTKIAGAVIGGVWLYAIMAALLPMMGWRLQPSQLQNNMCIIDNEESYTLFMTIGSFFIPVVIMCTSNLLVYRIAKQQADRIFRIVPVVGHSAKMLRKNYRAAKRISLIVGAYLVCWVPHMVVLVVGLKIGPRNVPNEVYPVTLSLQYSCSAVNPCLFVFTNHELRKTVHKLIRAAALGRLGERRYSSGSDKAIAMERKRSSAIAGISQAMEVSNASKGDGTELLRKKCTSRS, encoded by the coding sequence ATGCCCATAAACTCTTCGCACACGACGCTGGCCGCCAACTCGTCGGACGGGCCTGCTTCTCCGTCGCTGTATAGCACACTTTACATCAACGGATTAAGCTCTCTCTTCTCCATAATCATAATCGCATCGATAATTGCTTATGGTTCAATCGGCCTTACTGTATGCTTCAACCGAAGTCTGCGCACAATCTGTAACTACTTCATCATAAGTCTCGGAGTTGCGGATGCTTTGATCGTGACCACGATACTTCCAGTCAACATAAGCACCATGCGCAAGACATTTCAATTCTATTCCGTGGCGCATTGTGAGTTTATTTCAGTGGTTCACCTGGTGAGTGTTTCTGCTGTCTCATTAAACCTTTGCGCCGTCAGTTTAGAAAGGTACTTTGCCATAGCACACCCGTTTAAATACGAGGTCTTCACAACGACAAAAATCGCTGGGGCAGTCATCGGGGGTGTATGGCTGTACGCCATAATGGCTGCTCTGCTGCCCATGATGGGCTGGCGTTTACAACCGTCTCAACTCCAGAACAATATGTGCATAATTGACAACGAGGAAAGCTACACTTTGTTTATGACGATCGGGAGCTTCTTCATCCCCGTTGTCATCATGTGCACGTCCAATCTTCTCGTTTACCGCATCGCAAAGCAACAAGCAGATCGCATCTTTCGAATCGTACCCGTTGTGGGGCATAGTGCTAAAATGCTTCGTAAAAATTACCGCGCGGCCAAGCGGATTTCACTGATCGTTGGAGCCTACCTGGTGTGCTGGGTCCCTCATATGGTAGTGCTCGTTGTTGGGTTGAAAATTGGTCCCAGAAATGTGCCCAACGAAGTTTACCCTGTCACGTTATCGCTGCAGTACAGTTGTTCGGCGGTAAACCCCTGCCTCTTCGTTTTCACCAACCACGAGTTGCGGAAAACTGTTCACAAGCTCATTAGGGCGGCGGCGCTGGGACGGTTGGGGGAAAGAAGATATTCATCGGGAAGCGACAAAGCTATAGCCATGGAGAGAAAAAGGTCGTCGGCGATCGCAGGAATTAGTCAAGCCATGGAGGTGTCAAACGCCAGTAAAGGCGACGGGACTGAACTTTTGAGAAAGAAGTGCACCTCACGCAGTTAG